The following nucleotide sequence is from Triticum dicoccoides isolate Atlit2015 ecotype Zavitan chromosome 7B, WEW_v2.0, whole genome shotgun sequence.
TGAGTATATTTCATTACCTTGATCTGTATTCCTGTGAAGTTTGACGGACCGAAGTATTCATGTTTGTCTGAAAATCAAAATGACTTGCCTGCTCAAACCAATATGGATCCCACCATTTCCCTCCTTTTGTTTAGCCAACACCCCATGTTTAGCTGTAATCATAGACATACGATGATGTGCTCTGTTACACATCTGAAATGCACTTACGTGTTTAATTCAGCCATGGTATTTAATATTTGCCGTGTTTTGAGTTTTTAGCTTGCTAACTGGATGTAGCAATAAATATTGGTCTTAGTGATTTCAttcttgtggattccacatttgtaTGTTCTCTCAGTAATGTCTCCGTTCTGCACTTTCAATGTTCTTTTGTCAAGCAGTCCTAATGTTCTTTTGTTAAGCGCTTCTCAATCAAATCATTAAAAGTTGGTGCTATAATCATAGACATGCGATGATGCCCTGTTACACTTTCTGAATTGCCCTTACATGTTTAATTCGGCCATGGTATTTTGTTTTCTAGTTTTTTAGGACACTAATTGGATGAAGCAATAAATATTGATCTTAGCGATTTCATTCATGTGGATTCCACATTTGTATGTCGTCAGCAATATCTCCATTCTGCACTTCTAATGTTCTTTTGTTACACACTTCTTAAATTATTAAAAGTTGGTGCCAGAAGTGTATTTTGAAGATTCAAATGGCTGTTATCTTGTGATCTGGATATCAGTAACTTATCTGGTATGCATTTGTCTTGTAGCCGAAGGCGTCGTCTAGTGGTGCTTCTACTGCTTCAAAGACACCTGTTAGTCAGGTATTTTGGGTTGATACGTTTTTATCAGATCTACATATTATTGTAGTTTACCCAACATTTTATTCTATGTTCTTATGTCCTGCTGTGCAAAAAAGCTAAATATGATTCCACCCTGGTTTCCCTTTTTTTATGCATCTTCATTCCCACCTTTTATCTTCAATCAGCACCAACAATGTTCTGCCATGTCATATCCCTCTATTTTGTTAGGGTTATTTGTGGACTTCTCAAATTGAATAAAGTTAGATTTAGTGAACCTGAGAAATATGTGTTACTGATAATAAGGTGGGACATCTGTGATCATAAATATCTTGCCTTCTGTGGAGGCAGTTCACTTTAGCTCATATGAAAACAGAAATAGTAGTTTATCATATAGTTATGTTGTGTAATATTACCCTGTCTTTCGTTTGTGTGACCCTCAATTTATAACATCTAACTGGAAATATTTAATTGTCACATTGCGCTAGTCTCAACCTGCCACTCCACCTGCCCCTGTTACCTCAGCTGCAAGATCACCACCTTCACAGGCACCTGTTGCTGCATCTGAACCGTGAGTTATCAATGCCTCCAACTTTTGTGTTGGAACCTTCTATTTATCTAATTTATTTCTTCTCATTTGTAGGGCGCCTCCCAGTGCACAGCCTTCAGCTGTCTCTGATACTCCATCTCCTGCAGTAACTGCATCGTGAGCCCATTTCAGAGCCTTAATTTTCATTCTATTAGAAGCTACTCCCTaataacgtcttatattatgggacggcggGAGTATATTGATACTGTTTAACGTATTTAGTCTGTTAAACATATTCTAGAGCCTTGTCCTTGTTATTTCTAGCTACAAATTCCTTACATGCCTTATGCTATGATCTCTTGTCATGTGTGGGTTCTTTCTGTAAACTATTATCCATTTTTGCACATTGGTGACTTGACATGTTTCCATTTGTGTTTCTGTTAGACAGCATGCACAGTTTATATCATTGATGAGCCATGTTCTGAACTTTCTCCCTTATTCTTTTTGAAGTGGAGCTGTGAACTATTCTTGAATGCCTGAGAAGAAACGGGTTTCTGGTTGCTTTTATAATGATATAAATATGAACATGGTTAAATTAATTTGGCATTGACATACCTAGAAGCTGACAATCATGTAACCTATTTCCTATATTCTTTTGGTATTAACATTTATTACAATTTAATTATTTTCTTCTTTGGTATTTATCTGCAAGTTATACTGCTAAAGTGATAGAAAATCTTACTTATGATGTAACACTGGGTATACTGTACAGAAGTTTAAAGAAAGATGAATGGAACCTTGGAAACGCATATGTTCATACATTGATTTGATAGGTTATAATTTTTTGCGTTATTTTCTGAACGTGTAGACTTCAAAAACTGGCAGTTCATTCTATGTGTTTGTGTGTATTTGGCACATGTTTAGTGCAACTTCTGCTTCAGTATGTTATGTAATCTGGTTACTGATTTGGTTCTAATGAATCTTGAGCTGGAAGAATCTTCCACATTCTCTTTCATTGTGCATAATCCGTTTTGACTATAAATTAACATTTCTCTATTCTGCTTTTGCTGTATAGAGGCGATGCTGATGTATACAGTCAGGCTGCATCAAACCTTGTCTCTGGCGGCAGTCTAGAACAAACAGTCCAACAAATTCTTGACATGGGCGGTGGAACCTGGGAACGTGATATGGTTGTCCGTGCATTACGTGCTGCATATAACAACCCTGAGAGGGCTATTGACTATCTGTATTCTGTAAGTTCCatgcttgttttttttctttttttttcttttgaggtcTTTATTTCCATGTGCTGCCTTTCACCATGTGCGCAATTATTTTTTTACAAAATCCGGAGGGAACTGAATTTGTGTTCCATTCTAAATTcatgttattctaactgtttcatttTGGTTTGACTGTTAGGGAATACCTGAATCTGTAGAGGCCCCACCTGTGGCTCGAGCACCTGCTCCTGCTCAACAGGCACCAAACCTGCAGGCTCCTCAGGCTCAGGCTGCACCTCTACCACCAGTGCAGCCATCTGGTGGCGTCTCTGCAGGGCCTAATGCAAATCCTCTAAACCTTTTCCCGCAGGTATGTACTCCAGATATACCCCTTCAACCATTATAGTTTTTGTATATTTTTGTGTGGAATTGGATAGACCAAGCTATACACCTTTACATTCATCCATAGCTGCTACTTCATTTTTTTTACATGCTCAGTGCCATAGGGCATCATCAGAAGCATGATTAGGAATCATAGGAGCAGCAAGAGAGGCTCCTACTGCTTTAAAAAATTAAAATATATACAGGTGTCAATGAGGCCACACCCTGCCCCTATAGAAAAAGGGAAATTTCATGTCAGTCTCTGATGCTAAAAGTTGCTCcctatacaacaacaacaacaacaacaacaacaacaacaacagcaaagcctttagtcccaaacaagttggggtaggctagaggtgaaatccAAAAAAGTTGCTCCCTACGTGGAGGGAAAATTCGTAGCATACACCTGAAAATTCGCATCATCAGAAGCATGATTAGGAATCATAGGAACAGCAAGAGAGGCTCCTACtgctttaattttttttaaatatataCAGGTGTCAATGAGGCCACACCCTGCCCCTAAAGAAAAAGGGAAATTTCATGTCAGTCTCTGATGCTAAAAGTTGCTCCctataacaacaacaacaaagcctttagtcccaaacaagttggggtaggctagaggtgaaatccAAAAAAGTTGCTCCCTATGTGGAGGGAAAATTCGTAGCATACACTGTGGTTAGATATGCTCTTACAACTGTCTGTTCTGTGGTGTCTGCTGGTGTGGAGTCTCCTTGACAAAGCATTGCCCTATGTGGAGGGAAAATTCGTAGCATACATTATGGTTAGATATGCTCTTACAACTGTCTGTTCTGTGGTGTCTCCTTGACAAAGCATTATGCAACTTTCTTGTGTACTGCATTTACAGCTACCTCGTACATTTTTATTCTGAAAACAAACTTTTTTGCGATGAGGATCACTCCTTTGGCTGGTTTTGATACAAACTACCTTAACAGGGTATTCCAAGTGGCGGGGCAAATGCTGGTGCCGGTGTGGGTGCCGGTGCTGGTGCCCTTGATGCATTGCGACAGCTTCCACAGGTACTAGCAGTGCAACCTTATACTGGTTGGTCATTGAAGTGTTGCATTGTTCTAACAGTGTACTTTTTCCTCTCAGTTCCAAGCACTGCTTGCATTGGTCCAGGCTAATCCCCAAATCCTGCAGGTACGAATTAGCCTTTTTATTTAGTACCCTATGCAAACTTTTATATGATGTTTTAGGTCActacttttaatgacttgagacgtcTTATAAAAGTTTGCAGAGGAGTACTTTATAACTTATTATTTTTATGTACGTGAAAATCAGCTGATGTATCATCATGTGTATTCACAGCCAATGCTTCAAGAGCTGGGGAAACAAAATCCGCAGATCCTGCGGTTGATTCAGGAAAATCAGGCTGAGTTTCTCCGCCTGGTAAATGAAACACCTGAGAGTGGTGCTGGCGGGTAAGAATTAAGAAACATTACCCAACTATGTGCAGTTATTATGGCAGGCATACACGCAGCATTTACATTGATGTTTTACTGTGTGCAACCAGAAATATACTAGGCGCACTCGCAGCTCAAATGCCACAGGCAGTTCAAGTTACTCCAGAAGAACGGGAGGCCATCCAGCGGGTACAATACATTTTAATGATTTGTTTTTCTTTGTAAAGCCCTTCCTATTTCTTCCCAAAATTCTTGtcctagatttgtctagatacggatgtgtcttgacactaaaatgtaactagatacatccgtatttagacgaatctaagaattttgggacggagggagtatatttctatTCTGTAGCTGATAGTATGAATATCCATTATCAATGGCTAGTATCAGTTTCTTTGTTGCATTATTACTAGTTAGAAGGGCTTTAACATTCTACTATATTTGTATGTTTGACAGCTCGAGGCGATGGGGTTCAACCGTGAGCTTGTGTTGGAGGTCTTCTTTGCATGCAACAGGGATGAAGAACTGGCTGCCAACTATCTTTTGGATCATGGCCACGAGTTTGAGGAACAACAATAGATGTTAGATTGGTGTTACCGTCGAAAGACAGAAGAGTCAGTGACACAAGCAGTACAGTTTGGTGTCGTTCTTATATCTTGCTGCTGAATATCACTACTACTTGTCATTAGTGCGATGCTGCTGACTTTAAATTTCTTGTATCCTGGAAATGCTTTCTAAGTACATATCGATATCAATATTCAAACCTTAATTTGTGTGGCAGCTGGTCTCTTCGTTTCTGCTTTTTAAACGGTGTTACCTGGTTTACATGCAAAAATTACTTCCTAGGTTTTTGTTTGCACCATCGCGATAAGCTACTTATATGGGGCATAGAGTTCTACACTTGAGCTCAATTGTGCCATATAGAATTTTTTTGGCAAACAATTTTTTTCTTGAAATTTTTGGCAATAAACATTTTTGAATTTCCTATGAAGAAAAAGCATTCATAATGCTCTGGGTGCAAGAAACAAATTCAATTTTCCAAAAGACTCTTTTAGATTTTGCTGTTCATAACAAGAGCATATGAGCTGGGATTAGAAGAATAGTTTTGACTTATACCAGGGTTTTATCTTCTTACGCAGAGCTAAGATCGTGTTAGTGGACAAATGTCTATGGATTTCATTTATTGCTCAAATCTATGTGACACTTTGCTAAAACTTCTCGTGCGGCCCGGCCGCACCGGACCGCCCATTTTTTGGACGACGGAGGCCTTCCCCAACTACCCACTCCCTTCACCTGGCATGCGATGGATTCGATTTGGATGGGGCTCCATTGAGGGGTTGTGTGTCCTCGGCGCGTGCGTCCGGTTGCTCTGGTAGATGGCCGGGGCACATGGTGGCGGACCTGTCTAGGGCTGGACCAAAAACTCGTAGCTCGCGAGGAGTACTTAatagttcggctcgttaagctcgtagctcgcttcttaatgaacagagc
It contains:
- the LOC119335779 gene encoding ubiquitin receptor RAD23d-like encodes the protein MKLNVKTLKGTSFEIEATPEASVGEVKRIIESAQGQNVYPADQLMIIYQGKILKDDTTLEVNKVAENSFLVIMLSKPKASSSGASTASKTPVSQSQPATPPAPVTSAARSPPSQAPVAASEPAPPSAQPSAVSDTPSPAVTASGDADVYSQAASNLVSGGSLEQTVQQILDMGGGTWERDMVVRALRAAYNNPERAIDYLYSGIPESVEAPPVARAPAPAQQAPNLQAPQAQAAPLPPVQPSGGVSAGPNANPLNLFPQGIPSGGANAGAGVGAGAGALDALRQLPQFQALLALVQANPQILQPMLQELGKQNPQILRLIQENQAEFLRLVNETPESGAGGNILGALAAQMPQAVQVTPEEREAIQRLEAMGFNRELVLEVFFACNRDEELAANYLLDHGHEFEEQQ